In Mangifera indica cultivar Alphonso chromosome 7, CATAS_Mindica_2.1, whole genome shotgun sequence, the genomic window AGAAGCACTCGTAGATTCGAGTCACGACAAGTTTGAATAAGTGTTATATGAGTTTTTCTccattttattatatctattttgagtttaaatttatttgagaatatcaatagaataataaataagtcaaattgaTGTATTAAAGTCCCAACCtaagtttgatttattaaaattgaatataaatataaatttaattaatttaatttgaatctatctTAATCATatagttataaattatttaaaaaaaaactaaattacccaaatcaaataaATACGAATTCTAATGTAActccaattaaaaatatttaatttgagtcTGATCTCATTTAAGTTAGTGTTTGATCACAATGTTATTAGTAGGATAAAATGTTATCAGTGGGATAAACATTATCACTcgaataataaatatatttaatattaagtttaaactcaaactcaaattcgatttatttgagttttacattgaattagtttgacttgaatacacttttatcacataattacataataataaattatttaaaaaaaacaaatttttaagtttaacttaaatttataatatcagATTTAAGTTTATACTCATTTGAGTTAGtgtctaaaattattatacgatgttaataagataaaaaatactattgatgagatatataaaatcaccaaaaaattagatgaattaaactttagacGATTTATTAGAATGGAAtgtcaattcaaacttaattcattcaaatttaatataaattaaaatcaaactaatttgattcgaatttaccTTTATCAgatgatgataaaatataaaaaaaaaacccttcaaATTAAATAAGCCTTGATTTTAAGATTGATCCaaactataatatttaatttaagtttcaagttatttaaattaatatataattaaaaaaatattaataaaataaataatattattaataaaataaataatattattaaaataacatataagtcaaattaataaacttaactTAAGTTCAATTTATACGAATGGATTCAATTTCATTCTGACCTAACAGGATGATGTTAagtgaattaaaataataaaaaaccaaaccGCCCAAAACAAGAGAGAGAATGTACGAGAACAAGCAAAGCCAACCAGCCaaagaaagagttgaaaaaagtgatttttatttatttttaaaatgaataaacagAACAGCTTCTTGCTTGGCTGTCTCTCATACATattgctttcttctttcttttgcaTTTCTGAGGAAATTGACCACAtacaaagagagaaagagagagatagagTTTCTTCCAGAGCTTCAAAGATACTAATAATAACAGTAAAGGGTATTTTTCAAGATAGTGTTGATAAATTCAGTGGATAAGTTTCGTTGATTTTCAGATagtgattataataataatgaaagcCAATAATACACCTGCTGAGGAGCTTCTGAAGAAGATTCGAGAACTTGAAGCGGGCCATGCTCACTTGAAGGAAGAGTTGTCCAAGCTTAAAGATTCTAAATCCGACGTCACCCACCAACGTTCACATTCTGTGTCGCCTCGCCGTCTGAGATTGGGAGCTGCTCCAAGAAGAAAAGAACCCACTACTTTATGGAAGAATTCGGCCTCGTTTCGGCATTCTTCGCCGTTGCAAAGAGAGAGCAGAAGTGGCGAGAGTGGTGGAGCCGGCGGCGGTTCTAGTGGCGGTGATGGTGGTCCGGCGTCTGTGAATTTTACTGATAGACAGTATTTGAATATATTGCAGTCCATGGGACAATCTGTTTACATATTTGATCTTGATGGTCGTATTATTTATTGGTGAGTAGTTTGTTCAGCTAAGTGTTTCCTTTTTTGCATGAATTAGTTACTAAAAGCTCGAGCTTTGTATGATTgaatagggaaaaaaaaaaagaaatcttgttgtgtgtttatttatttaatagttGGGTTTATTTGAAAATGGTTGATTCTGCAGGAACCGGTCAGCGGAGAACCTTTATGGTTACTCAGCTGCTGAAGCTCTTGGTAATGATGCCATTGAGCTTCTATCAGACCCTCGGGACTCTGAAGTTGCACATAATATGGTTAATCGGGTTACTATGGGGGAGAGTTGGACTGGGCAATTTCCTGTGAAGAATAAAATGGGGGAGAGGTTTTTGGCAGTTGCTACCAATACTCCATTCTATGATGATGATGGTTCTTTGGTTGGGATTATTTGTGTGTCTAGTGATTCTCGACCATTCCTAGAAACTAGGGTTGCAATGTGGGGTGCTAAGAATTCAGAGCCAGATTCAAGTTTTGGTCGTCCTAGAAATAGTGTTACAGCTAAACTTGGCCTTGATTCTCAGCAGTCTCTGCAAGCCGCAATTGCTTCAAAAATATCCAATCTGGTTGgtattttggttttgatttttgtctGAGTTATTATAAGTGACATTtttaaattgcaaaatcatgaaTGCAGGCAACTAAGATGAGCAACAAAGTTAAGTCAAAGATTCGGAATGGAGAAAATCTCATGGACCGTGAAGATGGAAGTGGAGATAGTCTTCAGTCAGATCATGGGTTGTCTGATGCAGCTCTTTCTGATCATAAGGAGGATGCTAATTCAAGCGGTGCTAGCACGCCTAGAGGAGATATACCTCCATCTCCTTTTGGTGTATTTACTCCCGTTGATGAGAGGTCCCCTGTCAAGCCTTTTAGAGATCCTGGTGATGAGGGTGAAGGAAAAACTACAATCCAAAAGATTATTACAACTAAAGCAGAACAATTGTTGGGTAAGAAAGGTCTATTGTGGCCATGGAAAGCGAGTGAGCGGGAAGTTTCAGAGCCAAAGTCTGGTCGTTTTGCTTGGCCCTGGTCACAAAATGATCAAGACAATGAATTGATACAGCAGAAGAGCCCTTCTGGCACAAAATCTGAAAGCCACATGAGTGAATGTAATAGGCCTTCAAATAATGAGGCCTCTGGATCCTGGTCCTCATATGTAAATGTTAACAGCACAAGCAGTGCTAGCAGCTGTGGAAGTACCAGCGGTAGTGCTGTAAATAAGGTGGACTTGGACAATGACTGCTTGGATTATGAAATCTTGTGGGAAGACTTGACAATTGGAGAACAGATTGGGCAAGGTAATCATCTTTCAAGTGAATGGAAACTGTTATCCTAATTAATTCTAGCAAGGCTTGACAAGAATGGTAGGAATGCCATGTCATTAAGTGGAACCActtatttactcttaatttctTGGAATATGCTCATGttggttaaataaaattttttcaaaggATGATTACTGATTAGCTGATACAGTGTTATTGCTAAAAATCGTCCTCTCAATTTGTATTTTGATGTATTGCCATGTAAAGGGTGTAGTTTTGCTTGGCTATGTATGAGACTGACATAAATTTGACGTTTTCCCCTTGTATCTGCAGGTTCTTGTGGTACGGTGTACCATGGTCTGTGGTATGGATCAGTATGTTCTATTGCTCTTCTTTTGATTAATTAGATTTTCAGAGGATGCATAAATTAGATATATCATCCTTGTTGGTTTCTTTGAGATGAGATGTTTGAGTGTTATCATTACATATCCATTTAAATGTTGCACAAATTAACCTAAATCTATGGTCTGTATATGTGCAGCATAGTGGGACTCTGCTTTTTTTATTCatagtaaataatgattttggcGTCGCACTTATGctgttatttaaattaaagttaatatattttttaaataagaacaATAGTCTTATGTCAGTGATATGAATGTTTTAGAtggaaaatcaaactataagAACTATCATATTCATGTTAATTGTGTATAATATAGTTATGTTATTGCAGGATGTTGCCATCAAGGTATTCTCCAAGCAAGAATATTCAGATGATGTGATGCATTCCTTTAGACAAGAGGTGTGCTTTCCGTTCATATAACCATTCATCATATCATTGTTCAGTTACTTATATTCTTAGGTTTTTTTGTGATAAAAACTGAGAAAAATCAAGCCTTTCCCTGACAGCTTAATGAGCTCTGATGTAATTTTATCTTGCTTAGTAACATAgacaaaaaattgtttgttcCTTGTATTGTACTGAGAATGATTTATGAAGCACAATGAAGTTTGTCCAGTTACAATCCCGTTATCTAGAGAAATACTCAGAGCATATACTTCTGGTGGGATTTAAGTTCATCACTGTGTGCAAGATCATTGGAGccgtttttatttaaatcttgcTGGATGACtgtttcatttgttttcaaATAGCATTTTGTTGAACTGTGTTACAATTGaggtttatttatttcttcataCCCCATTATAAATCTACTAGTTCCACAGATAATAATGTATTCAAAGGATCTTATTAGATACCGCTGTATactgtttttggttttttaccATTAATTCTCTTGAAATTAGTTTGTAGCAATAACATTatgtaattttctttcttgattttgctattattaatttgtaaaggCTAATCTGATTTTACTTAATGGTTGTATATAAAGGTATCTCTGATGAAAAGACTTAGACATCCTAACATTCTGCTCTTTATGGGAGCTGTGACTTCGCCTCAGCGTCTCTGCATTGTTACAGAATTTCTTCCACGGTTCATTCTCAACTTCATGATAATTCTTTACATTCCCTCTTCTTATgttcttaattttttgattttagagttttttttttttttaatgcaggGGAAGTTTGTTTCGCTTGCTACAAAGGAACACAAGTAAACTTGATTGGAGACGACGTGTGCTTATGGCTTTAGATATAGTGAGTATTAAGtaattcttgaaaatattttatttattaatttttgaattatgatcaatttattttgagtatagtAGTGCCATATGTTTGTTGCATTTCTCTTGAGTTATTGCTTCCATTTTTGCTGTCCTCTTTTGCAGTGCCTTAGACATTCTttggaagtttttttttttttggtgtggCCTGATTCTAGTAACTTGTGTTTATGTAGCTTGATTGTATTTTCTCTTGGAGAAACTCATGATTTCTAATATTACTAAACTTGTTGCAGGCTCGGGGCATGAGTTATCTTCATCATTGTAACCCCCCAATCATCCATTGTGATTTGAAGTCTTCGAATCTTCTAGTTGATAAACATTGGACTGTGAAGGTCTGCCGTTTATGAATTTTTGATAAAAccatttttttgctttttctcattgcatttatttgaattttaaaacagtAAAAGTGTAATCTTCT contains:
- the LOC123220706 gene encoding serine/threonine-protein kinase BCK1/SLK1/SSP31-like, which codes for MKANNTPAEELLKKIRELEAGHAHLKEELSKLKDSKSDVTHQRSHSVSPRRLRLGAAPRRKEPTTLWKNSASFRHSSPLQRESRSGESGGAGGGSSGGDGGPASVNFTDRQYLNILQSMGQSVYIFDLDGRIIYWNRSAENLYGYSAAEALGNDAIELLSDPRDSEVAHNMVNRVTMGESWTGQFPVKNKMGERFLAVATNTPFYDDDGSLVGIICVSSDSRPFLETRVAMWGAKNSEPDSSFGRPRNSVTAKLGLDSQQSLQAAIASKISNLATKMSNKVKSKIRNGENLMDREDGSGDSLQSDHGLSDAALSDHKEDANSSGASTPRGDIPPSPFGVFTPVDERSPVKPFRDPGDEGEGKTTIQKIITTKAEQLLGKKGLLWPWKASEREVSEPKSGRFAWPWSQNDQDNELIQQKSPSGTKSESHMSECNRPSNNEASGSWSSYVNVNSTSSASSCGSTSGSAVNKVDLDNDCLDYEILWEDLTIGEQIGQGSCGTVYHGLWYGSDVAIKVFSKQEYSDDVMHSFRQEVSLMKRLRHPNILLFMGAVTSPQRLCIVTEFLPRGSLFRLLQRNTSKLDWRRRVLMALDIARGMSYLHHCNPPIIHCDLKSSNLLVDKHWTVKVGDFGLSRLKHETYLTTKTGNGTPQWMAPEVLRNEPSDEKSDVYSFGVIMWELATEKIPWDNLNSMQVIGAVGFMNQRLEIPKDLDPQWASIMESCWHSDPQRRPSFQELLDRLRDVQRKFVSQFQASRTAAGDSTQKEL